A window of the Besnoitia besnoiti strain Bb-Ger1 chromosome VI, whole genome shotgun sequence genome harbors these coding sequences:
- a CDS encoding rhoptry protein ROP12 (encoded by transcript BESB_065210), translating into MASLCVTAAGAEAGATAEDEQRVKLCTPFAFPARGLPQQLLHQGPSQAKMHFALASLVYSASVLCLLLAAEAERTLAVRLNPGQKYVSSDEGPVSAAVARHDEELGAKAIHKAQEDEATEADDPLGDGPSVVTGEELQAGAVDASGLADPPAPIGVEIEADNAQDEEFKQEEGGAESVPNLLAGPPQTPEAVVIPAESLLAPVPGDVQARSAANLVGVGDELPSEKQAPAAVTAPVPASTPGESLPDMDA; encoded by the exons ATGGCATCACTCTGTGTGACGGCCGCCGGAGCTGAAGCTGGCGCaaccgcagaagacgaaca GCGTGTGAAGCTGTGCACGCCCTTCGCGTTCCCGGCGCGCGGTCTCCCGCAACAGCTCCTTCATCAGGGTCCTTCCCAAGCGAAGATGCATTTCGCTTTGGCGTCGCTCGTTTACTCTGCTTCTGTCCTATGCCTTCTCctggcggcagaggcggagcgTACATTGGCTGTCCGCCTGAACCCGGGACAGAAATATGTCTCTTCGGATGAGGGACCCGTGTCTGCTGCCGTAGCTCGACACGACGAGGAACTCGGAGCGAAGGCCATCCACAAGGCGCAGGAGGATGAAGCaacggaggcagacgacccCTTGGGAGATGGCCCAAGCGTCGTCACTGGAGAAGAGTTACAAGCCGGGGCAGTTGATGCTTCGGGACTGGCTGATCCCCCTGCACCCATCGGTGTTGAAATTGAAGCTGACAATGCCCAAGACGAAGAATTCAAacaggaagaaggaggagcagAATCCGTTCCCAACCTACTAGCCGGCCCGCCGCAAACCCCTGAAGCTGTGGTCATTCCAGCGGAATCACTACTGGCACCTGTACCTG GGGATGTGCAGGCTAGGTCTGCGGCCAACTTGGTGGGAGTGGGCGACGAGCTCCCTTCTGAAAAACAGGCACCCGCGGCTGTTACGGCGCCAGTCCCAGCTTCCACGCCAGGTGAGTCTCTTCCAGATATGGATGCCTAA